In one Helicoverpa zea isolate HzStark_Cry1AcR chromosome 5, ilHelZeax1.1, whole genome shotgun sequence genomic region, the following are encoded:
- the LOC124630337 gene encoding protein FAM32A-like produces the protein MGEEDEYACVNRSQLKIKDNSGIKKKKKKKAKKETEKLMENEVKQQVQQQQTQQHQPVAVVVNTKTKAEMAFQKMQEKMQKQRIQQKAEMTHKQRVEKFNQHLDSLTEHFDIPKVSWTK, from the exons ATGGGTGAAGAAGACGAATATGCATGTGTTAACAGATCACAGCTGAAGATAAAAGATAACTCTGGcatcaaaaagaaaaagaagaagaaagctAAGAAGGAAACGGAGAAACTTATGGAGAATGAAGTCAAACAACAGGTTCAACAACAACAAACGCAGCAGCATCAGCCAGTTGCTGTAGTAGTTAACACTAAGACTAAGGCTGAAATGGCTTTCCAAAAGATGCAGGAGAAAATG CAAAAACAAAGAATACAACAGAAAGCAGAGATGACTCACAAACAGAGGGTAGAAAAGTTCAACCAGCATCTAGACAGCCTTACTGAACACTTTGATATACCCAAAGTATCTTGGACTAAATAA